The following coding sequences lie in one Terriglobales bacterium genomic window:
- a CDS encoding protein kinase, with protein MPAKTLAKIGKYDVVEVLGKGGMGVVYKAMDNRIGRLVAIKMMTGGFADNPDLLKRFYREAQSTGTLQHPNIVIVYDLGDQDGNPYLVMEFLEGEPLDKLIASRRETSLVQKLDWIIQCCNGLNYAHQRGIVHRDIKPANLMVLRDGAAKIVDFGIARIGDASLTKTGQVVGTITYMSPEQINAQVVDGRTDIFSAGVMLYELLTGTLPFDGRDTAATLLKIIHEPPPPLKNFLSDYPAELEEVLFRALAKDREERYATAEDFAFDLSRVQEQLKKSMVSDYVVRARNSIEKQELTRAKELLQQVLKVDTQHSVAKELMHDVQQRLQKQQRGEQIRQLRSHAEDALSQRLFEDAISYIDQAISLDKTNPELLNLRDLAREAKQRRDKASDEVRRAESGQLSGHLEDALKHVEEALRLEPDNAQAKALQVAISRELQAKSKDQKVKSILDEARKQISSRKFTDAFDMLKAAEQIDPSSPEVHALMNLASSGREQEMRRRDLERLTTEIEEALSRDQYSDASAKADAALQKYTNEPALLKLKAIAEKQKDAAEKRKFLDEQMSAARKLLDAGKAGDALALLEKAAQKAPSESRLQSLLAIVRDSAEREKTEQVKAQYIQKAKEAMRHKDYAVAVQMLEAASRELEDSAEIQDLLQFARDEAAQAERRRKIEGI; from the coding sequence ATGCCCGCCAAGACCCTCGCCAAGATCGGGAAGTACGACGTCGTCGAAGTCCTCGGCAAGGGCGGGATGGGCGTCGTCTACAAGGCGATGGACAACCGCATCGGCCGCTTGGTCGCCATCAAGATGATGACCGGCGGCTTCGCCGACAATCCTGACCTGCTGAAGCGCTTCTACCGCGAGGCGCAGTCCACCGGCACCCTGCAGCACCCCAACATCGTCATCGTCTACGACCTCGGCGACCAGGATGGCAATCCCTACCTCGTCATGGAGTTCCTCGAGGGCGAGCCCCTCGACAAGCTCATCGCCTCGCGCCGCGAGACCAGCCTGGTGCAGAAGCTCGACTGGATCATCCAGTGCTGCAACGGCTTGAACTACGCGCACCAGCGCGGCATCGTCCACCGCGACATCAAGCCCGCGAACCTCATGGTCCTCAGGGACGGCGCGGCCAAGATCGTGGACTTCGGCATCGCGCGCATCGGCGACGCCTCGCTCACCAAGACCGGCCAGGTCGTCGGCACCATCACCTACATGTCGCCCGAGCAGATCAACGCCCAGGTCGTCGACGGCCGCACCGATATCTTCTCCGCCGGTGTCATGCTCTACGAGCTGCTCACCGGGACGCTCCCCTTCGACGGCAGGGATACCGCCGCCACGCTGCTCAAGATCATCCACGAGCCTCCGCCGCCGTTGAAGAACTTCCTCTCCGACTATCCGGCCGAGCTCGAGGAGGTCCTCTTCCGCGCCCTCGCCAAGGATCGCGAAGAACGCTACGCCACGGCCGAAGATTTCGCCTTCGACCTCTCGCGCGTCCAGGAGCAGCTCAAGAAGAGCATGGTGTCGGACTACGTCGTCCGCGCCAGGAATTCCATCGAGAAGCAGGAGCTCACGCGCGCCAAGGAGCTGCTGCAGCAGGTGCTGAAGGTCGACACCCAGCACTCCGTCGCCAAGGAGCTGATGCACGATGTGCAGCAGCGCCTCCAGAAGCAGCAGCGCGGCGAGCAGATCCGCCAACTCCGCTCCCACGCCGAAGACGCCCTCTCGCAGCGGCTCTTCGAAGACGCCATCTCCTACATCGACCAGGCCATCTCGCTCGACAAGACCAATCCCGAGTTGCTGAACCTCCGCGACCTCGCCCGCGAAGCCAAGCAGCGCCGCGACAAGGCGTCCGATGAGGTCCGCCGCGCCGAATCCGGCCAGCTCTCCGGCCACCTCGAAGACGCGCTCAAGCACGTCGAAGAGGCTCTGCGCCTCGAGCCCGACAACGCGCAGGCCAAGGCGCTGCAGGTCGCCATCAGCAGGGAACTCCAGGCAAAGTCGAAGGACCAGAAGGTCAAGAGCATCCTGGACGAGGCGCGCAAGCAGATCTCGTCGCGCAAGTTCACTGATGCCTTTGACATGCTGAAGGCCGCCGAGCAGATCGATCCCTCCAGCCCCGAGGTCCACGCGCTGATGAACCTGGCATCCTCCGGCCGCGAGCAGGAGATGCGCCGCCGCGACCTCGAGCGGCTTACCACCGAGATCGAAGAGGCCCTTTCGCGCGACCAGTACTCCGACGCCAGCGCGAAGGCCGACGCCGCGCTGCAGAAGTACACCAACGAGCCGGCGCTGTTGAAACTCAAGGCCATCGCCGAGAAGCAGAAGGACGCGGCGGAAAAGCGCAAGTTCCTCGACGAACAGATGTCCGCGGCCCGCAAGCTGCTCGACGCCGGCAAGGCGGGCGACGCGCTCGCGCTCCTGGAGAAGGCCGCGCAGAAGGCGCCCAGCGAATCGCGCCTCCAGTCGCTCCTGGCCATCGTCCGCGACAGCGCCGAGCGTGAGAAGACCGAGCAGGTCAAGGCGCAATACATCCAGAAGGCCAAGGAGGCGATGCGGCACAAGGATTACGCCGTCGCCGTCCAGATGCTGGAAGCCGCCAGCCGCGAGCTCGAGGATTCCGCCGAGATCCAGGACCTGCTGCAGTTCGCCCGCGACGAGGCCGCCCAGGCCGAGCGCCGCCGCAAGATCGAGGGCATCG